DNA sequence from the Papio anubis isolate 15944 chromosome 7, Panubis1.0, whole genome shotgun sequence genome:
ATTATGCTTCAGCAGAATTAGCTCTATCCTAATAAGGTAGCCAAATTTGTGTACTAACCTTTAATaaccatttatatttttgttttgttttgttttgtttgtttttaataagacaaaaatttaatgaaaattggACAGTATGTATAATCCAGGGCTAAATAGTTACATTGGACTGgagtagaaatttaaaatacaatagatGCTGGAGTAAATGTTACATATTATCAACATCTGATTCATCTTCTTCCTTCAGAGATTCCTTAGCGTATTTCTCTGCTTCTTCCCTTATATCTTTTGGAACAATTTCATGTCTTCCATTAGTTAATTCACCAACCCAGCTGAGTTCTAGTTCAAAAGCTTTATCCTTAACTTCATCATGtactatgtaaattatttttgcaacttcttttttttttttttttttttttttgtgatggagtgtctctctgccgcccaggctggagtacagtggccggatctcagctcactgcaagctccgcctcccgggttcacgccattctcctgcctcagcctcccgagtagctgggactacaggcgcccgccacctcgcccggctagttttttttttgtattttttagtagagacggggtttcaccgtgttagccaggatggtctcgatctcctgacctcgtgatccacccgtctcggcctcccaaagtgctgggattacggcagGTCATTTCTTTCATCTGAAGCTTCTCTATTTCCGTCTTTGCAGCTTGCCTGGCTTTGCCAATGGCACAGCCCCAATAACCGTATGAAACACCTGATGGGTCAATCATGTAGAGTTGCGCACCGTCATTCACACTGTAAGACCCTAACATGAAACTGCAGCCAAAAGGTCTAACAGCACTGTAGAGTgtatatgcatgcacatacatggCCACTCTGTCTGCAAGATGTTTTAGTGGAATGTTGTAGCCAAAGTTAGATCTAAAGTTGGAAGCTTCTTCTCTTGCTATGTCTGCTAAAGAACGAGCATCTGCCAACAAACCTGCTACTGCCATTCCAACATGCCGATCAACATTAAAAAGTCGTTTGTTGGAACCTTCTTCATAAAGTTTAGAAAGGACTAATTTTTCTACCCCAAAGACAACACCATCTTTGCATCTGATTCCAATAGCTGTACTACTATTCTCCACAGCCTTCATAGCATATTCAACTTGAAAAACTCTTCCGTCAGGAGAGAATGTAGAGGCTGACAGGTCATACCCGGTGCCGATTGAGCTCATCGTGCTAAACCCAACGGGACGCGTAAGGATTCCTAATAACCATTTATATACCacagagttttaaaagaaaacttaaacGTTTTAAAATCCTTATTAGTTTATAAGATTGAGTCTGCTactgaaaataatgagaataaaatgttGATTACTTGAAGAAACTAGGTGTATACCTGCTAATAAAACCTTTAAGTAATAAGAATGTTTggatcaaaaccacagtgagattccaCCTCACACTAGtgagaatggctactattaaaaagtcaaaataacagatgttggcacggttgtagagaaaagggaatgcttatacactgttggtgggaat
Encoded proteins:
- the LOC116275734 gene encoding proteasome subunit alpha type-3-like yields the protein MSSIGTGYDLSASTFSPDGRVFQVEYAMKAVENSSTAIGIRCKDGVVFGVEKLVLSKLYEEGSNKRLFNVDRHVGMAVAGLLADARSLADIAREEASNFRSNFGYNIPLKHLADRVAMYVHAYTLYSAVRPFGCSFMLGSYSVNDGAQLYMIDPSGVSYGYWGCAIGKARQAAKTEIEKLQMKEMTCQTLHHKKKKKKKKEVAKIIYIVHDEVKDKAFELELSWVGELTNGRHEIVPKDIREEAEKYAKESLKEEDESDVDNM